The following proteins are encoded in a genomic region of Aliiroseovarius sp. F47248L:
- a CDS encoding FAD-dependent oxidoreductase produces the protein MKTQVKALVVGGGAVGTSIAYHLAKAGWDDVMLIERDELTSGSTWHAAGLLPLFNMSYATTHIHDYSVKFYKTLEEETGLNAGFAVVGNLRMAQTDARMDEYMLYATTADTVGINYEFLTPDQIKERWPLIETSDLKGALYHTEDGYINPADVTQAMAKGARQRGVEIVRKMQADDFHWNGTHWEVTCTKMVEKGGNLVESDEKVVITAEHVVTASGNHAQRTAKMLGIKMPAIPVEHTFIVMDKDPELVKWREAGNPEHPVVRDADNESYAREERGGWILGIYERGAPARFEHGVPDSFRADLFPLDLDRIADQYMAMAERVPSCAESGLKDDFNGPICYTPDGNPLVGPAPGLRNMWLAEGFSFGITAAGGTGYYLAQMMVDGEAEIDMASLDPKRYSSNWMTTEFAARKNEECYEHVYILHHPDEERSAARPLRTSPAFDRQKEKGAQFGWMNGWERPNYYGPLDAPSNFDEESRSFRRGGWWQYAVEEAKAIREGVGLIDATAFTKHVVKGPGATQFLDWFTCNKLPKVGRINLTYALTAAGTTRTEYTIVRNGEGNYYLVSAGAWTEYDADFLRKAAEDKMEEFGYIEIQDVTTQWGVFAIAGPKSRAVLNEVIVDADPATALSNKRFPWLTTRKIELGMCPVNAIRVAYTGELGWELHHPIEMQNYLWDLLMSAGEKHGMKLVGARAQNWLRQEKSYRAFGTELGRDATPVEADLPRFIDLEKDFHGKDAMLATGIRSKCVTLLIDGPEDADPWGREALYDGDTKVGRLTSGGYSVAFGKSIGMGYVRPELAAPGTKLKVKMFDKLWDAEITVDSPYDPKNETIRKDG, from the coding sequence ATGAAAACCCAAGTCAAAGCGCTTGTCGTCGGCGGTGGTGCTGTTGGCACCTCGATTGCCTATCATCTTGCGAAGGCGGGGTGGGACGATGTCATGCTGATTGAGCGGGATGAACTGACCTCGGGGTCTACATGGCACGCAGCAGGGCTGCTTCCCTTGTTCAACATGTCCTACGCCACAACCCATATTCACGACTATTCGGTCAAGTTTTACAAAACACTTGAGGAAGAAACCGGTCTGAATGCCGGTTTTGCCGTGGTTGGAAACCTGCGGATGGCCCAGACGGACGCGCGTATGGACGAATATATGCTCTATGCCACGACGGCTGATACTGTGGGCATCAACTATGAATTCCTGACCCCGGATCAGATCAAAGAACGCTGGCCGTTGATTGAAACCTCGGACCTGAAGGGCGCGCTGTATCACACCGAAGACGGCTATATTAACCCGGCAGACGTGACGCAGGCCATGGCCAAGGGTGCCCGCCAGCGCGGCGTTGAGATCGTGCGCAAGATGCAGGCGGACGACTTCCACTGGAACGGCACCCACTGGGAGGTCACCTGCACCAAGATGGTGGAAAAGGGTGGCAACCTTGTTGAGTCCGACGAGAAGGTGGTGATCACCGCCGAGCACGTCGTGACCGCATCGGGTAACCACGCGCAGCGTACCGCCAAGATGCTGGGCATCAAGATGCCCGCCATCCCGGTCGAACACACGTTCATCGTCATGGACAAAGACCCCGAGTTGGTGAAATGGCGCGAAGCGGGCAACCCGGAGCACCCGGTTGTGCGCGACGCCGACAATGAAAGCTATGCCCGTGAAGAGCGCGGCGGCTGGATTCTTGGCATCTATGAGCGCGGCGCACCCGCCCGTTTCGAACATGGCGTGCCCGACAGCTTCCGCGCCGACCTGTTCCCGTTGGATCTGGACCGGATTGCCGATCAATACATGGCGATGGCCGAGCGCGTGCCGTCCTGTGCGGAAAGCGGCTTGAAAGACGATTTCAACGGTCCGATCTGCTATACCCCGGATGGCAACCCGCTGGTTGGCCCCGCGCCGGGTCTGCGCAACATGTGGCTGGCCGAAGGGTTCAGCTTCGGCATCACCGCCGCTGGCGGCACCGGCTATTACCTTGCCCAGATGATGGTTGATGGGGAAGCCGAGATCGACATGGCTTCGCTTGATCCCAAGCGGTATTCCTCGAACTGGATGACCACCGAGTTTGCCGCGCGCAAGAACGAAGAATGCTATGAGCACGTCTATATCCTGCATCACCCGGACGAAGAACGCTCGGCAGCGCGCCCGTTGCGCACATCGCCAGCGTTTGATCGTCAGAAAGAAAAAGGTGCGCAGTTTGGCTGGATGAACGGGTGGGAACGTCCGAATTACTACGGACCGCTGGATGCGCCTTCAAATTTTGACGAAGAAAGCCGGTCCTTCCGCCGTGGCGGCTGGTGGCAATATGCGGTCGAAGAAGCCAAGGCGATCCGCGAAGGCGTCGGCCTGATCGACGCCACCGCCTTCACCAAGCACGTGGTCAAAGGACCGGGTGCCACGCAATTCCTTGACTGGTTCACGTGCAACAAGCTGCCCAAGGTTGGACGCATCAACCTGACTTATGCCCTGACGGCAGCGGGCACGACGCGCACCGAATACACCATCGTGCGCAATGGCGAAGGTAACTATTACCTCGTATCCGCCGGGGCCTGGACCGAATATGACGCCGACTTCCTGCGTAAGGCAGCCGAAGACAAGATGGAAGAGTTCGGCTATATCGAAATTCAGGACGTCACCACTCAATGGGGTGTATTCGCGATCGCCGGGCCGAAATCGCGCGCTGTCTTGAACGAGGTGATCGTTGACGCCGATCCAGCGACGGCCCTTTCCAACAAACGCTTTCCTTGGTTGACCACGCGAAAGATCGAACTGGGCATGTGCCCGGTCAATGCCATCCGCGTGGCCTATACGGGCGAGCTGGGCTGGGAACTGCACCACCCGATCGAGATGCAGAACTACCTCTGGGATTTGCTGATGTCAGCGGGCGAGAAGCACGGAATGAAGCTGGTTGGCGCACGGGCACAAAACTGGCTGCGGCAGGAAAAATCCTATCGCGCATTTGGCACCGAGTTGGGTCGTGACGCCACCCCGGTCGAAGCTGACCTGCCGCGCTTCATAGACCTTGAAAAAGACTTCCACGGCAAGGATGCGATGCTTGCCACTGGAATCCGTTCCAAATGCGTTACGCTGTTGATCGACGGGCCGGAAGATGCCGATCCTTGGGGCCGCGAAGCGCTCTATGACGGCGATACTAAGGTGGGTCGCTTGACCTCGGGTGGCTATTCGGTCGCGTTCGGAAAGTCCATCGGTATGGGTTATGTCCGCCCTGAACTGGCTGCGCCGGGCACAAAACTAAAAGTTAAAATGTTCGACAAATTGTGGGACGCCGAAATTACTGTGGACAGCCCATACGACCCGAAAAACGAAACCATCCGCAAGGATGGGTGA
- a CDS encoding DUF1513 domain-containing protein produces the protein MKRRSFLAGASVSLGLGGLVAPSWAAAGAPDFITAGNKADRTSWLVGLTHSGEVVFQIPIPNRGHAAAVHPRAAHAVAFARRPGRFAVVIDCANGREIARLKTPEGRHFYGHGAFSVDGTTLLTTENDYDAAAGVLGIWDATDGYRRVGEVSSGGIGPHEILRQPNGGFVVANGGIQTHPDMERAKLNLPTMRTNLTYLTAEAAILDQAELTGEMHQNSIRHIAIDGDGAVVAALQWQGTPTRHVPLVLRHRIGAEFEFMPHPDDSLLKNYAGSVAICAKSGDTAVTGPRGNTVIYFDADKGPLGSAHHGTASGVASAPDGGLLITRDGGLVHRANGVETLIPVEGHWAWDNHLIAL, from the coding sequence ATGAAACGCCGCAGTTTTCTTGCAGGAGCCTCGGTCAGCCTTGGATTGGGTGGTCTGGTCGCACCGTCATGGGCGGCAGCCGGTGCGCCCGATTTCATCACAGCAGGAAACAAAGCTGACAGAACATCATGGCTCGTGGGGCTGACGCATAGTGGTGAAGTGGTATTCCAAATTCCGATTCCCAATCGGGGACATGCCGCGGCAGTCCACCCGCGGGCGGCTCATGCTGTGGCATTTGCCCGCCGCCCGGGCCGCTTCGCTGTTGTGATTGACTGTGCCAATGGCCGCGAAATTGCACGTCTGAAAACGCCCGAAGGTCGGCATTTCTACGGGCACGGGGCTTTTTCGGTTGATGGTACAACCCTGCTCACCACAGAAAACGATTATGACGCCGCGGCAGGTGTCCTTGGTATCTGGGACGCAACTGATGGCTATCGCCGTGTGGGAGAAGTGTCGTCCGGCGGGATCGGTCCTCACGAAATTCTCCGCCAGCCAAACGGCGGTTTTGTTGTTGCCAATGGCGGCATCCAAACCCATCCCGATATGGAGCGTGCGAAACTGAACCTGCCGACTATGCGTACCAACCTGACCTATCTGACGGCAGAAGCCGCGATTTTGGATCAGGCAGAACTGACCGGTGAAATGCACCAGAACTCGATCCGCCATATTGCAATTGATGGCGACGGTGCCGTCGTGGCAGCTTTGCAGTGGCAGGGCACGCCAACTCGGCATGTGCCGCTTGTCCTGCGTCATCGTATCGGGGCTGAATTCGAATTCATGCCACACCCCGATGACAGTCTTCTGAAAAACTATGCTGGCTCGGTTGCGATCTGCGCAAAGTCCGGGGACACCGCCGTTACGGGGCCAAGGGGCAACACGGTGATCTATTTTGATGCTGACAAAGGACCGCTTGGATCAGCGCATCACGGCACCGCGTCTGGTGTCGCTTCGGCACCAGATGGCGGGTTGTTGATTACACGTGATGGAGGGTTGGTGCATCGCGCAAATGGGGTTGAGACCTTGATACCCGTTGAAGGCCATTGGGCATGGGACAATCACTTGATTGCGCTGTAA
- a CDS encoding imelysin family protein: MKNLVTFVTASILPSILWAADQTPAIDYNALTDRMLAALEHQFGKFQDETASLFDAATAYCETSADRTLIEDAFADAWRAWAPLDAYQFGPIETQAAALTVNFFPDKKNFVGRAVTDLLKRPEGEQAIPAVIAASSAGTQGLPALERLLFDDVQTCPALVGVAGNLAQIGHALYDGWFAPDGWADLVRHAGPDNPVYLSHQEFTRQIITALDFSILRLREHRIGRALGTYDRSFPTRAEAWRSGITNDIMIAQIDGLIEVVDSGFADTIPDATRAKVTQSARDIQTRIQAIGAPLSEAFDDPQMRIRVEALQTKLDYLKLQLDQEIGEFLGIDAGFSAGDGD, from the coding sequence ATGAAAAACCTAGTAACCTTTGTAACCGCCAGCATCTTGCCCTCGATTTTGTGGGCTGCTGACCAGACCCCAGCCATCGACTACAACGCATTGACCGACCGCATGCTTGCCGCTCTGGAACATCAGTTTGGTAAGTTTCAAGACGAAACTGCCTCCCTGTTCGACGCCGCAACCGCATATTGTGAAACGTCTGCTGACCGCACCTTGATCGAAGATGCTTTTGCAGATGCGTGGCGTGCATGGGCCCCGCTGGATGCCTATCAGTTCGGCCCAATCGAAACCCAGGCAGCGGCACTCACGGTCAATTTCTTTCCTGACAAAAAGAACTTTGTCGGTCGCGCGGTGACTGATCTTCTAAAGCGCCCGGAAGGCGAACAGGCAATCCCTGCCGTGATCGCCGCATCCAGCGCCGGCACCCAAGGCTTGCCAGCGCTTGAGCGGCTGCTGTTTGATGATGTTCAGACCTGTCCGGCCCTTGTCGGTGTGGCTGGAAATCTGGCCCAGATTGGACACGCACTTTATGATGGCTGGTTTGCGCCCGATGGTTGGGCCGACCTTGTCAGACACGCGGGTCCTGACAATCCGGTCTATCTGTCACATCAGGAGTTTACCCGCCAGATCATCACAGCGCTGGACTTTTCAATCCTGCGGTTGCGCGAGCACCGGATCGGGCGTGCACTCGGCACCTATGATCGCAGCTTCCCCACGCGGGCCGAAGCATGGCGATCCGGTATAACAAATGACATCATGATCGCGCAGATCGACGGCTTGATCGAAGTTGTCGACAGTGGTTTTGCCGATACCATCCCCGACGCAACACGGGCCAAAGTCACACAGAGCGCGCGGGATATTCAGACGCGCATTCAAGCCATCGGAGCACCACTGTCCGAGGCGTTTGACGATCCGCAGATGCGCATCCGCGTGGAGGCGCTGCAAACCAAACTGGACTATCTAAAGCTTCAGCTAGACCAGGAAATCGGAGAGTTTCTGGGCATTGATGCCGGGTTCAGCGCTGGTGACGGGGATTGA